The proteins below are encoded in one region of Salvelinus namaycush isolate Seneca chromosome 39, SaNama_1.0, whole genome shotgun sequence:
- the LOC120032936 gene encoding beta-2-glycoprotein 1-like → MNPTLALLLLCQLALYTSVTCKKVCARPPVTDGIDTLGLKRVYEIGEEVTLACERGYTPGKAKTAKITCSASGEWTKLDLVCSPKMCPLPKPMQKPGMIDVPFKSVLNYTCDDGYVMIGANESVCLHDGTLSAPPPMCKAVSCALPQAPKDGKIVYDNKKFTGNEIQYGQSWTYECLPPRAPIGNERGSCLASGNVTEPPVCKEVSCSIPPTIDHGLITFAVMREAGYKEKVKYQCQEHYVLDGSEEIQCQNTGNWSTLPVCRAPCKVNINRGRIFYNAKKIWIGDLKPNRVLHGEPVVFYCLNKELKCGIPVSSQCIDGTLSTPECFKEPGKMEYTLKPKSLPSEIAMCQADLTK, encoded by the exons ATGAATCCAACCTTGGCTTTGCTGCTGCTCTGCCAGCTTGCCTTGTATACGTCAGTGACATGCAAGAAAG TATGTGCCCGTCCGCCCGTGACCGACGGTATAGATACACTGGGCCTAAAGCGTGTGTATGAGATTGGAGAAGAGGTGACCCTGGCGTGTGAGCGTGGATACACACCTGGGAAAGCCAAGACTGCCAAGATCACCTGCTCAGCCTCGGGAGAGTGGACCAAACTGGACCTTGTGTGTTCTC CAAAGATGTGCCCTCTCCCCAAGCCTATGCAAAAGCCAGGGATGATTGACGTGCCATTCAAGAGTGTACTCAACTACACATGTGATGACGG GTACGTCATGATAGGAGCCAATGAGAGCGTGTGTTTACACGATGGTACCCTCAGTGCACCACCACCAATGTGTAAAG CTGTGAGTTGTGCTCTGCCTCAAGCACCTAAGGATGGTAAAATTGTCTATGACAATAAGAAGTTCACTGGCAATGAAATCCAGTACGGACAGAGTTGGACGTATGAGTGTTTGCCGCCAAGAGCTCCCATTGGCAACGAGAGAGGATCGTGCCTGGCCAGTGGAAACGTGACTGAGCCACCGGTATGCAAGG AGGTGAGCTGCTCCATCCCACCAACGATAGACCACGGCCTCATCACCTTTGCTGTGATGAGGGAGGCCGGTTACAAGGAGAAGGTCAAGTACCAGTGTCAGGAACACTACGTTCTGGACGGCTCTGAGGAAATACAATGTCAGAATACAGGCAACTGGTCCACTTTGCCCGTTTGTAGAG CCCCCTGTAAAGTTAACATCAACAGAGGTCGCATCTTCTACAACGCCAAGAAGATCTGGATTGGGGATCTGAAACCCAATAGAGTCCTTCACGGGGAGCCTGTTGTGTTCTACTGTCTGAACAAGGAGCTGAAGTGTGGCATTCCAGTGTCAAGTCAGTGCATCGACGGCACACTCAGTACCCCAGAATGCTTTAAAG